The Dethiosulfovibrio salsuginis genome contains a region encoding:
- a CDS encoding ribonuclease HI, translated as MIHISCDGSFKDGMGGMAVIAPSGFPPSKDIKVFPIQKTGQEAHVASCRCSSANEAETMAMAMAVELASTILTSHPDEKVEISTDSLITLHGVLHDQEGVRGRDVIQDMIDRHRGKIMISKVKAHRGNKDNELADLWSKKARREAERGNRYDNRNRASRVPSQSDKNTLRRTEKLLENSGSDIVAVITKEGFIMPLNDALKGGDPFPTELYKGHRVWGSRSFHTVKKPRTVRIENPL; from the coding sequence ATGATCCACATAAGCTGCGACGGATCCTTTAAGGACGGCATGGGAGGTATGGCGGTGATAGCCCCATCGGGCTTCCCTCCCTCCAAGGACATAAAGGTTTTCCCGATTCAAAAGACTGGGCAGGAGGCTCACGTAGCCTCCTGCCGCTGCTCGTCGGCAAACGAGGCAGAGACCATGGCGATGGCTATGGCGGTGGAGCTGGCCTCCACCATACTGACCAGCCATCCCGATGAAAAGGTTGAAATATCCACCGACAGCCTTATCACCCTCCACGGAGTTCTTCACGACCAGGAAGGGGTCAGAGGCAGGGATGTCATTCAGGACATGATCGACCGCCACAGGGGCAAAATCATGATCAGCAAGGTGAAGGCCCATAGAGGCAACAAGGACAACGAGCTTGCGGACCTGTGGAGCAAGAAGGCCAGAAGAGAGGCGGAGAGAGGAAATAGATACGACAACAGGAACAGGGCCTCCAGAGTACCGTCCCAGTCGGATAAAAACACGTTGAGACGGACGGAAAAGCTACTCGAAAACAGCGGCAGCGACATCGTGGCGGTGATAACCAAAGAGGGCTTTATCATGCCCCTAAACGACGCTCTCAAAGGAGGAGATCCCTTCCCCACGGAGCTGTATAAGGGGCATAGGGTTTGGGGAAGTCGCTCCTTTCATACCGTGAAGAAACCCCGCACAGTACGTATCGAGAATCCCCTTTAA
- a CDS encoding type II toxin-antitoxin system HicB family antitoxin, producing the protein MSRSDRYRYPAILGYDVPTGRYYVLWPDLPGCTTTADTEDQALGNAQEAMSLHLWGMEDDGDPIPPPTPIQHLNLSEYEEDGNKFVVILVEIWMPSFRERMATKQRKEQVNASA; encoded by the coding sequence ATGAGCAGATCGGACAGATACCGCTACCCTGCGATACTGGGATACGACGTTCCTACAGGGCGATACTACGTTCTTTGGCCCGACCTTCCCGGTTGCACCACGACTGCCGATACGGAAGACCAGGCCCTAGGGAACGCCCAAGAGGCCATGTCCCTACATCTGTGGGGCATGGAGGACGATGGAGACCCTATACCACCGCCAACCCCTATTCAGCATCTAAATCTGAGCGAGTACGAGGAAGACGGAAATAAGTTCGTGGTTATACTCGTGGAGATATGGATGCCTTCTTTCCGGGAGCGAATGGCAACCAAACAGAGAAAAGAACAGGTAAATGCCTCGGCGTAA
- a CDS encoding enoyl-CoA hydratase/isomerase family protein, with amino-acid sequence MERKAVVTEIREGIGRITLNRPESMNTFSSELARDLSDALEAMESNPEVVVVVLGGAGKHFSTGIDLKEFLSKEKHEIREFLRLMDRHNNVLFAMSKPVIASVQGYTLANGAGLALACDFIVAAENAVFGTTAINVGLICLEPGYQLSRWIGPKRALQYVLTGDFIPAEEALRLGIASQVVPLEKLEEATMDFAAKLAKKSPLALKTGKRGLQQMEGLTLERAIEAAGERFAALAATEDAKEGLEAFLGKREPVWRGR; translated from the coding sequence ATGGAGCGCAAAGCGGTTGTCACGGAAATTAGGGAGGGCATAGGCAGGATTACCCTCAACAGGCCTGAGTCGATGAACACCTTCTCAAGCGAGTTGGCAAGGGACCTCTCCGATGCCCTGGAGGCCATGGAGTCGAACCCAGAGGTCGTCGTTGTCGTCCTAGGCGGAGCGGGAAAGCACTTCTCCACAGGCATCGACCTGAAGGAGTTCCTGTCGAAAGAAAAGCACGAGATTCGGGAGTTTTTGCGGCTGATGGACCGACACAACAACGTCCTGTTTGCCATGTCCAAGCCGGTTATCGCCTCCGTTCAGGGCTACACCCTGGCGAACGGAGCTGGGCTGGCCCTGGCCTGCGACTTCATAGTCGCGGCGGAAAACGCCGTCTTCGGCACAACCGCCATAAACGTGGGGCTCATATGCCTGGAGCCGGGCTACCAGCTTTCCCGCTGGATAGGCCCAAAACGGGCCCTCCAATACGTCCTGACCGGAGACTTCATACCGGCTGAGGAGGCCCTGAGGCTTGGCATAGCCAGTCAGGTGGTTCCCCTGGAGAAACTGGAGGAGGCGACCATGGATTTCGCGGCAAAGCTGGCAAAAAAGAGCCCCCTCGCCCTGAAAACCGGCAAAAGGGGATTACAACAGATGGAGGGCCTTACTCTGGAGCGAGCCATAGAGGCAGCAGGGGAGAGGTTCGCCGCCCTAGCGGCGACGGAGGACGCAAAGGAAGGTCTGGAGGCTTTTTTAGGAAAGAGGGAGCCTGTCTGGCGGGGGAGGTAG
- a CDS encoding type II toxin-antitoxin system HicA family toxin — translation MSQKRKKGKVTVKHPDKDVPAPTARSIWRQAGLM, via the coding sequence ATGAGCCAAAAAAGAAAAAAAGGAAAGGTTACAGTCAAGCACCCAGACAAAGACGTCCCAGCCCCTACGGCAAGGTCGATATGGAGGCAGGCAGGGCTTATGTAG